The following coding sequences lie in one Nakaseomyces glabratus chromosome I, complete sequence genomic window:
- the CYC2 gene encoding oxidoreductase (CAGL0I00990g~Ortholog(s) have oxidoreductase activity, role in cytochrome c-heme linkage, mitochondrial membrane organization and extrinsic component of mitochondrial inner membrane localization), translating into MLKGYQALCGRRTISSVSPIKRSFSKRSIIGYSIILSASAFVTWTYKDLIKQKYVETFTKTKELSPNDFTEYKITRRHDIDNCHYLIELTPLKRQNVNLWKELERNILWSIEVKQPEIMVVRNYTPLPLQLKSNGNIVPLDLNDPVESKKLLFYIKSYNNGEVARWIKSLPVGSTLELRGPFIDYKFRNDLSKHHRDANGSTLINKTQLSNVPFFAGGTGIVTALQPILNPYGQFNYNMTLFHSCKSIQELGCLYHLVNGLAQQNKITYHLFETSKGDNIIDFKQLIPGPNTSNAGNLDTSIVCGPEGYITTVAGAKYDTSQGPIEGLLGEKGWDNSNVYKMD; encoded by the coding sequence ATGTTGAAAGGGTATCAAGCTCTCTGTGGTAGGAGGACCATCTCGAGCGTTAGTCCAATTAAGAGAAGTTTTTCTAAGAGGTCTATAATAGGATAttctattatattatcAGCCTCAGCCTTTGTCACCTGGACTTATAAGGATCTCATCAAGCAGAAATACGTTGAGACATTTACTAAAACTAAAGAGTTGAGTCCGAATGACTTCAcagaatataaaataacACGCAGacatgatattgataattgCCATTATTTAATCGAACTAACTCCACTCAAAAGGCAGAACGTGAACTTGTGGAAAGAACTGGAAAGAAATATACTCTGGTCGATTGAAGTTAAGCAGCCAGAAATAATGGTAGTCAGAAATTACACACCATTGCCGTTACAACTCAAGAGCAATGGAAATATTGTTCCTCTAGACTTAAATGATCCAGTAGAATCTAAAAAGCTATTGTTCTACATTAAGAGTTACAATAACGGTGAAGTAGCTCGCTGGATAAAGTCATTGCCTGTGGGGAGCACTCTTGAATTAAGAGGGCCATTTATCGATTACAAGTTCCGAAACGACTTATCCAAGCATCATAGAGATGCTAACGGAAGTACCCTTATAAATAAAACTCAATTATCAAACGTTCCTTTTTTTGCCGGTGGTACAGGTATTGTTACAGCACTACAACCGATATTAAATCCTTATGGACAGTTCAACTACAATATGACACTATTTCATTCTTGCAAGTCCATCCAGGAATTAGGATGCCTCTATCATCTTGTTAATGGACTAGCgcaacaaaataaaataactTACCACTTATTCGAGACATCTAAAGGCGATAACATTATTGATTTTAAACAATTGATTCCTGGACCTAATACTTCCAACGCTGGAAATCTAGATACATCCATAGTTTGCGGCCCAGAAGGGTACATAACAACTGTGGCTGGCGCAAAATACGATACTTCACAAGGCCCGATAGAAGGACTACTTGGAGAAAAAGGTTGGGATAACTCAAACGTATATAAGATGGATTAG
- the PEP12 gene encoding SNAP receptor PEP12 (CAGL0I01012g~Ortholog(s) have SNAP receptor activity) yields MDSYEERESSPMFRDCPRFEELKDKISSELFEVNGRVSTLRQFTESLSRFLDNSDIDVNANVVQNINKKALTNIEVVNELLKNVNEDVKEIDNIEDSELDKPQIIARDKLIRDSRFSIQESQTAQQQFSKIIKSINAEARGKLNEEQNWTALLQEDEESHQTNNDNTAQRQVNFVIEREPINNEEFAYQQRLIQERDEEITNIERGITELNGIFKDLGAVITHQGMMVDNIEANIYSAVENTAGASQELNKANRMQKRSSRYCLYFLMILVVMLILMILIVI; encoded by the coding sequence ATGGATTCATATGAGGAGAGGGAGTCTTCTCCCATGTTCAGAGACTGTCCCCGGTTTGAAGAGCTAAAAGACAAGATTTCCAGCGAGTTATTTGAGGTTAACGGCCGGGTCTCGACACTGAGGCAGTTCACCGAGTCCTTGTCTCGGTTCTTGGATAATTCTGACATAGATGTCAATGCCAACGTTGTTCAAAACATCAATAAGAAGGCTTTAACTAATATAGAGGTGGTTAATGAGCTTTTAAAGAATGTAAACGAAGATGTGAAAGAGATTGACAACATCGAGGACTCTGAGCTCGATAAGCCACAAATTATAGCCAGAGACAAGCTAATTAGAGACTCAAGATTCTCAATACAAGAATCTCAAACAGCACAACAGCAGTTCTCGAAGATTATCAAGTCCATAAATGCGGAAGCAAGAGGCAAATTGAATGAAGAACAAAACTGGACAGCACTGTtacaagaagatgaagaatcACATCAGacaaataatgataatacAGCTCAACGTCAAGTGAACTTCGTTATCGAGAGAGAACCTATCAACAATGAAGAGTTTGCTTATCAGCAGAGGCTCattcaagaaagagatgAAGAGATCACAAATATCGAGAGAGGTATCACAGAGCTTAACGGTATATTCAAGGATCTGGGGGCTGTAATAACTCACCAAGGTATGATGGTCGATAACATAGAAGCCAACATATATTCCGCAGTTGAAAATACTGCAGGTGCATCCCAAGAACTCAACAAAGCAAATAGAATGCAAAAACGTAGCAGCAGGTACTGCTTGTATTTTCTGATGATACTTGTCGTGATGCTAATACTGATGATTTTAATAGTAATCTAG
- the SHE4 gene encoding She4p (CAGL0I01034g~Ortholog(s) have myosin binding activity, role in intracellular mRNA localization, mating type switching and cytoplasm localization), with product MSVSKDAIETLCEELDKSATISIDEKSYQEALDEIKDIIVRKKRVASAQLPEIEKVLIRSYQDHTESKKFLREIIKSNVGKALDLFEMLSLPSIHVLVGIFFDSEETMVLLDELRTRIHYGEDPNIKYLLSIVLQLLSKFTYVFNDFSFLVRDLCLRCREPDVSPMMLLIFTQLNYRYPDEFKVKFLETMDVLIMEAEEDIGDEPLCLIVEILTELYPSLTGLCSEVLLTRGAGKMLKERATSEDSDKNFRSKLLKLLSIACIDETVRVHISEKYIETLETSMQFSEYKVLAALVLIKTWSFLKLKHIDINKLASILVDNFLDSAVLESEDTETRDSNQTLVYTIEGLAYLTLKVPIKRMLRIHEVFRNEIIKLAKKESGTNPNYFGILIIIANLTALPNDKTNPTNQTHSGSMAQLSMYANMGADTNKLKDNVPDSEEEVKEFQEKFILKKDLLADMKTKFNDMSPGSKQQYMRIVYNMTRVKENISSCVQQGVTTNILEYLVSKQDKGVAVRLLAYRSLTRILISTDPALIFNKYSPLNAIPFLFDLIGTTESGEETQEKIELNPLLENDDNIEVLDRYEALLALTNLAATPTSNGEEICKSISNTPKYWNSIVNLMLNENLLIQRSTLELISNLMSHPLPVAAKFFNFSNPQSLRNFNTLVQLIELDDIASQRAIAALFANIVISVPFISEELYEKDVLISRAIRILNDQNDDIELTQRLIIFFYGLFEYAPEKPESQKAKEKNLFKNANLRKALEKSLVNQNVGGEYKDAIPTMLALMS from the coding sequence ATGTCTGTAAGTAAAGATGCTATAGAAACACTCTGTGAGGAGCTGGACAAATCTGCTACTAtttcaattgatgaaaagagCTATCAGGAGGCTTTAGATGAGATTAAAGATATAATTGTACGTAAGAAGAGGGTAGCGAGTGCGCAATTACCTGAGATCGAGAAGGTTTTGATTAGATCGTACCAGGATCATACTGAGAGCAAGAAATTCCTGCGAGAAATTATTAAAAGTAATGTGGGTAAAGCATTAGATCTTTTTGAGATGTTAAGTTTACCGTCTATACATGTTCTAGttggtattttctttgacaGTGAAGAGACCATGGTTTTATTAGATGAGCTGAGAACTAGGATTCATTATGGAGAGGACCCCAATATAAAATACCTTTTGTCGATTGTGCTGCAATTGCTCTCGAAGTTCACCTATGTGTTTAACGATTTCTCATTTTTAGTCAGAGATTTGTGTCTGCGATGCAGAGAACCGGATGTCTCGCCAATGATGCTGTTAATCTTTACGCAGTTAAATTATAGATACCCTGATGAATTCAAAGTAAAATTTCTAGAAACTATGGATGTACTGATAATGGAAGCTGAGGAGGATATAGGCGACGAACCTCTATGCCTAATTGTGGAGATACTGACGGAATTGTATCCCTCTCTAACAGGACTATGTTCCGAGGTCCTGTTAACTAGGGGTGCAGGCAAAATGCTCAAAGAAAGGGCTACAAGCGAGGACAGCGATAAAAACTTTAGAAGTAAGTTATTGAAGCTGCTATCGATCGCATGTATAGATGAAACTGTACGAGTTCATATTAGTGAAAAATATATCGAAACTCTGGAAACCTCAATGCAGTTTTCTGAATATAAGGTTTTGGCTGCACTTGTTTTGATCAAGACATGGTCTTTCTTGAAACTTAAGCACATTGATATTAACAAACTGGCATCGATATTAGTGGATAATTTTTTGGATAGTGCAGTCTTAGAATCGGAAGATACGGAAACAAGGGATAGTAATCAGACCCTAGTCTACACTATTGAAGGTTTAGCTTATTTAACCCTGAAAGTTCCCATTAAAAGAATGCTAAGAATTCATGAAGTTTTTAGAAATGAAATCATCAAGCTAGCAAAAAAGGAATCAGGTACTAACCCCAACTATTTTGGgatattgataataattgCAAATTTGACAGCTTTGCCCAATGATAAGACTAATCCGACAAATCAAACTCATTCTGGATCGATGGCTCAGTTGAGCATGTATGCTAATATGGGAGCTGATACgaataaattgaaagatAACGTTCCTGattcagaagaagaagtaaaAGAATTTCAAGAGAAATTTATACTAAAAAAGGATCTTCTTGCTGATATGAAAACAAAGTTCAACGATATGTCTCCAGGATCCAAACAACAATACATGAGGATAGTGTATAATATGACAAGGGTAAAGGAGAATATATCGTCATGTGTCCAACAAGGGGTGACTACAAATATTCTTGAGTATTTGGTTAGTAAACAAGATAAGGGTGTAGCAGTTAGGCTACTAGCATACCGATCACTGACTAGAATTTTAATCTCTACAGATCCAGCTTTAATTTTCAATAAGTACTCACCACTAAATGCCattccatttttatttgatttaattGGTACTACGGAATCTGGCGAGGAAACTCAAGAAAAGATAGAACTAAACCCTTTACTAGAAAATGATGACAATATTGAAGTATTAGATCGCTATGAAGCTCTATTGGCATTAACAAACTTGGCAGCTACTCCAACTTCTAATGGGGAGGAGATTTGTAAATCGATTTCTAATACaccaaaatattggaaTTCAATAGTAAATTTGATGCTAAATGAGAATCTATTGATTCAAAGATCGACTCTGGAACTGATCAGCAATCTCATGAGTCATCCACTTCCAGTGGCTGCcaagtttttcaatttttctaaCCCTCAGAGTTTGCGTAATTTCAACACACTAGTACAATTGATTGAGCTGGACGATATAGCTTCTCAAAGAGCAATCGCTGCTTTGTTCgcaaatattgttatttcTGTGCCATTCATATCTGAGGAGTTGTACGAGAAAGATGTTCTTATTAGCAGAGCTATTCGAATATTGAATGATCaaaatgatgatattgaattaACCCAAagattaataatatttttctatGGATTATTTGAATATGCTCCTGAAAAGCCTGAGAGTCAGAAAGCCAAGGAAAAGAATTTGTTTAAAAATGCAAACCTCAGAAAAGCATTGGAAAAGTCTCTGGTAAACCAAAATGTTGGGGGAGAATACAAGGATGCTATTCCTACAATGTTGGCTTTGATGTCATAA
- the PSY2 gene encoding Psy2p (CAGL0I01056g~Ortholog(s) have nucleus localization) — MTLHSTNVTRTDSKRVKVYLLENNEWKDTGTGYCHGEVVSTELVDNKREEAFLLVTNENEPHQVLLRSKLEGNIEYQRQEETLIVWKDVEGKDIALSFEESLGCDTLCEFVVNVQRSIEPNISLVAVKSVDNGMGSIHEIITGPVALPSIETKQNTTTLLDALKILNDNTAFEYLKTETVEYVLKNNYIDLLIAHFHKAETEKIPRDLFLISNILKTMILYNQRDIIESLVEDKRIMGVVGILEYDTEFPTSKANHRKCLESEAPSFKEIIPLENEELKTVIKKCFRLQFLKDVVLVQFLDDNNLGLITDIILDLETCIIDSLQTDPFLDNLLQLYSKDKIYNSELTDESTDLIQKRKEGIKLLHQCIQMSRNLEHMDKSKFYKVLVKKGLFNLLDYAFNFEKDNNLRILATDTIIAIVEHDILLIHNVQKEISQHNDRQSLCLNGNQNEAKSSEANATVDLTLLEILSTILLTDNNPGLREQVVQALNTLLHPEGCIGDGFDNQLDNGLDFDDNILLRKDSNNLDDDFQEQTGMSKIPPFTLNSSQQLENQIAEYFKQFYIQIAPKLFGPLIENNCMSDEERQKYVNDDVLMIHLVKLVSFICSEHERLISRKFVLENGILDSISNLINPGYRLQLRLTALRCIKNIICLDDKYYHRHMISNELYSPIMKLMEEHLLEDNLANSALQDFFRIIASECHVFKDDSELFNYSDNAYNINATELHRRSGSIPSSNFTMLNKHINDKYPEVLDKLLYITFVKQLREQYKEHSKLLPNGKKRKISADNVNDFDGDKINNGKKGQLSKNKVMNYNSFETHIDDRASSTDSQPATCLVGSPAAYDNAV; from the coding sequence ATGACGTTGCACTCGACTAACGTCACAAGGACGGACTCTAAGCGTGTGAAAGTGTACCTGCTGGAGAACAACGAGTGGAAGGACACAGGTACTGGATACTGCCACGGTGAAGTGGTGTCCACGGAGCTGGTGGATAATAAGCGGGAGGAGGCTTTCCTGCTGGTGACTAACGAGAATGAGCCACACCAAGTGCTCCTGCGGTCGAAACTAGAAGGCAACATAGAGTACCAGCGACAGGAGGAGACGCTGATTGTTTGGAAGGATGTCGAAGGCAAGGATATCGCCCTGAGCTTTGAGGAGAGTCTCGGTTGCGACACACTATGCGAATTTGTCGTAAATGTGCAGCGGTCAATAGAACCAAACATATCTCTCGTGGCAGTGAAGTCGGTTGATAACGGCATGGGGTCCATACATGAAATAATCACCGGCCCTGTGGCGCTGCCATCAATAGAAACAAAACAGAACACTACAACACTACTGGATGCATTGAAAATTCTAAACGACAATACTGCGTTTGAATACTTGAAAACAGAAACAGTAGAGTATGTCCTAAAGAACAACTACATCGACCTGCTGATAGCTCACTTCCATAAAGctgaaactgaaaagaTACCGCGAGACTTGTTTCTCATTAGCAACATACTGAAGACCATGATACTTTATAACCAGAGAGATATTATAGAGTCCCTAGTGGAAGATAAGAGAATAATGGGCGTGGTAGGTATATTAGAATACGACACCGAGTTCCCAACGTCTAAAGCTAACCATAGGAAATGTTTGGAATCCGAAGCTCCAagtttcaaagaaataataccattagaaaatgaagaactGAAAACTGTAATTAAAAAATGCTTCAGACTACAATTTCTAAAAGATGTAGTACTTGTCCAATTCCTTGATGATAACAACCTCGGTCTGATAACTGATATAATACTAGACCTTGAGACATGCATAATAGATTCACTTCAGACAGACCCATTTCTAGATAATCTACTACAACTCTACTCGAAGGATAAAATATACAACTCCGAGCTCACAGATGAGTCAACCGACCttattcaaaaaagaaaagagggTATCAAATTACTTCATCAATGTATCCAAATGTCAAGAAATTTAGAGCACATGGACAAAAGTAAATTTTACAAAGTGCTTGTCAAGAAGGGGTTGTTTAATCTACTTGATTATGCGTTCAACTTCGAGAAAGATAATAACCTTAGAATATTAGCCACTGACACAATAATAGCCATTGTTGAACACGATATATTACTCATTCATAACgttcaaaaagaaatctcACAGCATAACGACCGACAATCACTTTGTTTGAATGGTAATCAAAATGAAGCCAAAAGTTCTGAAGCAAACGCAACGGTTGATCTAACGCTATTAGAAATTTTATCTACAATTTTACTTACAGACAACAATCCTGGACTTCGAGAACAGGTGGTTCAGGCACTGAATACCTTACTACATCCTGAAGGTTGCATAGGAGATGGATTTGATAACCAACTGGATAACGGGCTAgattttgatgataatatCTTACTCAGAAAAGATTCCAATAACTTGGATGATGattttcaagaacaaaCCGGCATGTCAAAAATACCTCCATTTACCTTGAATAGTTCTCAACAATTAGAAAACCAAATAGCGGAGTATTTCAAACAATTCTATATTCAGATAGCTCCCAAACTCTTTGGCCCATTAATAGAGAACAATTGTATGTCAGATGAAGAAAGGCAGAAATATGTTAATGATGATGTATTAATGATACACCTTGTGAAGTTGGTATCTTTTATTTGCAGTGAACATGAAAGGTTAATCTCACGAAAGTTTGTTTTAGAAAATGGGATATTAGATTCAATTAGTAACCTAATAAACCCTGGTTACAGGCTACAATTACGATTAACTGCACTGAGATGcataaaaaatatcatctgTCTGGATGACAAATATTACCACAGACATATGATTAGTAACGAGCTGTATTCCCCTATTATGAAACTGATGGAGGAACATCTGCTTGAAGATAATCTAGCCAATTCGGCTCTTCAAGATTTTTTTAGAATCATTGCATCAGAGTGCCATGTTTTTAAGGATGATTCGGAACTGTTTAACTACTCTGATAATGCCTACAACATAAACGCTACAGAACTACACCGGAGGTCTGGTTCTATTCCCAGCAGTAATTTTACTATGTTAAACAAACATATTAATGATAAATACCCAGAGGTTTTGGATAAATTACTTTACATCACGTTTGTCAAACAACTTCGTGAACAATATAAGGAACATAGTAAATTACTACCTAACGgtaaaaaaaggaaaataagTGCCGATAATGTTAACGATTTCGACGgagataaaataaataatggTAAAAAGGGACAACTTAGCAAAAACAAAGTCATGAATTATAATAGTTTTGAAACCCATATCGATGATCGTGCCTCTTCAACTGATTCACAACCAGCTACCTGCTTGGTTGGCAGTCCTGCAGCTTATGATAACGCTGTATAA
- the PFY1 gene encoding profilin (CAGL0I01078g~Profilin) codes for MSWQAYTDNLLATGKVDKAVIYSKAGDAVWATSGGLSLQANEISEIVQGFDNPTGLQSNGLHIQGQKFMLLRADDRSIYGRHDAEGVVCVRTKQTVLIAHYPPTVQAGEATKIVEQLADYLISVQY; via the exons ATGTCTTGGCAAG CTTACACTGATAACCTACTAGCTACTGGTAAGGTCGACAAGGCCGTTATTTACTCTAAGGCCGGTGACGCCGTATGGGCCACTTCCGGTGGCTTGTCTCTACAGGCAAACGAAATCAGTGAGATCGTTCAAGGTTTCGACAACCCAACCGGTTTGCAAAGCAACGGTCTACACATCCAAGGTCAGAAGTTTATGCTCCTTAGAGCCGACGACAGAAGTATCTACGGTAGACACGACGCAGAAGGTGTGGTTTGTGTCAGAACTAAGCAAACTGTTCTGATCGCACATTACCCTCCAACTGTTCAAGCAGGTGAAGCCACCAAGATCGTTGAACAATTAGCGGATTACTTGATCAGCGTCCAATACTAA
- the GCY1 gene encoding glycerol 2-dehydrogenase (NADP(+)) GCY1 (CAGL0I01100g~Ortholog(s) have alditol:NADP+ 1-oxidoreductase activity, glycerol dehydrogenase [NAD(P)+] activity, mRNA binding activity) codes for MAALHKNTSTLKLNTGAHIPVIGLGTWQSSENEGYNATLEALKAGYRHIDTAAIYKNEEEIGRAIRDSNIPRNELFVTTKLWGTQHRNPTEALDQSLKRLGLDYVDLYLMHWPVALKTDLIKDGNLLQIPEREDGSRDVDLEDWNFVKTWELMQELPKEKARAIGVSNFSINNLKELLNSKGNKVVPAANQIEIHPLLPQDELINFCKEKGIVLEAYSPLGSTDAPILKEEEITEIAKKNGVNAGQLVISWHAQRGYVVLPKSVKPERIHGNQETFKLSDEDFATLSNYAKKHGERRVVSPNWGPFKPFV; via the coding sequence ATGGCTGCTCTACATAAGAACACTTCtactttgaaattgaacaCCGGTGCCCACATTCCTGTAATTGGTTTGGGAACCTGGCAATCCAGTGAAAACGAGGGTTACAATGCGACTTTGGAGGCCTTGAAGGCCGGCTACAGACACATTGACACTGCTGCTATCTATAAGAACGAGGAGGAGATTGGCAGAGCCATCAGGGACTCGAACATCCCCAGAAATGAGTTGTTTGTCACCACCAAATTGTGGGGTACGCAACATCGCAACCCAACTGAGGCCCTGGACCAATCTTTGAAAAGGTTGGGCCTGGACTACGTTGATTTGTATTTAATGCACTGGCCCGTTGCCTTGAAGACTGATTTGATCAAAGACGGAAACTTGCTTCAGATCCCCGAGAGAGAAGATGGCTCCAGAGATGTTGACCTCGAGGACTGGAATTTTGTCAAGACATGGGAGCTGATGCAAGAGCTTCCAAAGGAAAAGGCCAGAGCTATTGGTGTTTCAAACTTTTCTATTAATAACTTGAAGGAGCTTTTGAACTCTAAGGGAAACAAAGTAGTACCTGCAGCTAACCAAATTGAGATCCATCCTCTCCTACCTCAAGATgaattgatcaatttctGTAAAGAAAAGGGAATCGTTCTTGAAGCGTACTCACCATTGGGTAGTACAGACGCCCCAATCttgaaagaggaagagatCACAGAAATAGCCAAGAAAAATGGCGTCAACGCTGGCCAATTGGTTATCAGCTGGCACGCACAAAGGGGATACGTGGTTCTACCAAAATCCGTTAAACCTGAGAGGATTCACGGTAACCAAGAAACTTTCAAGCTTTCTGATGAGGACTTCGCTACCTTAAGCAACTATGCAAAGAAGCATGGTGAGAGAAGAGTGGTCAGTCCAAACTGGGGGCCATTTAAGCCATTTGTGTAA
- the GRE3 gene encoding trifunctional aldehyde reductase/xylose reductase/glucose 1-dehydrogenase (NADP(+)) (CAGL0I01122g~Ortholog(s) have D-xylose:NADP reductase activity, NADPH binding, mRNA binding activity) — translation MSSVVTLNNGLKMPLVGLGCWKIPNDVCAQQVYDAIKIGYRLFDGAEDYGNEKEVGQGIRKAIDEGVVKREDVFVVSKLWNSFHHPDHVKMALKRTLSDMGLDYLDLFYIHFPIAFKYVPFEEKYPPGFYTGKEDEKNGHITEAHVPIIDTYRALEQCVEEGLIKSIGISNFSGSLVQDLLRQCKIKPVALQVEHHPYLTQEHLVEYCKDNGIQVVAYSSFGPQSYIELNHPLAKNTPNLFHHDTIKQIANNHNVATSQVLLRWATQRGIAIIPKSSKKERLQDNLMIDEKLTLTHKELEAISKLNKNLRLNDPWDWLDGKFPIFA, via the coding sequence ATGTCTAGTGTTGTTACTTTGAACAATGGTTTGAAAATGCCCCTAGTTGGGTTGGGTTGCTGGAAGATCCCAAACGATGTCTGTGCACAGCAGGTCTACGATGCCATCAAGATTGGTTACCGTTTGTTTGACGGTGCTGAAGATTATGGTAATGAGAAGGAAGTAGGTCAAGGTATCAGAAAGGCTATTGACGAAGGTGTGGTCAAGAGGGAGGACGTCTTTGTCGTCTCCAAGTTGTGGAACAGCTTCCACCACCCAGACCATGTTAAGATGGCATTGAAGAGAACTTTGTCTGACATGGGTCTGGACTACTTGGACTTGTTCTACATCCACTTCCCAATTGCCTTCAAGTACGTGCCATTCGAAGAGAAGTACCCTCCAGGATTCTACACCGGTAAGGAAGACGAAAAGAACGGCCACATCACTGAGGCACACGTTCCTATTATCGATACTTACCGTGCTTTGGAACAGTGTGTTGAAGAAGGTTTGATCAAATCTATCGGTATCTCCAACTTTTCCGGTTCTCTAGTGCAGGATTTGCTACGCCAATGCAAGATCAAGCCAGTTGCTTTGCAAGTTGAACACCATCCATACTTGACCCAAGAGCACCTGGTTGAGTATTGCAAGGACAATGGTATCCAAGTTGTCGCATACTCCTCATTTGGTCCACAATCTTACATCGAGTTGAACCACCCATTGGCCAAGAACACACCAAACTTGTTCCACCATGACACCATCAAGCAGATCGCTAACAACCACAATGTTGCAACATCACAAGTCTTGCTAAGATGGGCCACACAAAGAGGCATCGCCATCATTCCAAAGTCATCCAAGAAGGAGAGACTGCAGGACAACTTGATGATTGATGAGAAGTTGACTTTGACCCACAAGGAACTGGAAGCTATCAGCAAGTTGAACAAGAACTTGAGATTGAACGACCCATGGGACTGGTTGGATGGTAAGTTCCCAATCTTTGCTTAA
- the YPT35 gene encoding Ypt35p (CAGL0I01144g~Ortholog(s) have phosphatidylinositol-3-phosphate binding activity and endosome localization): MADKVAVLDPEPITLLDTEDEPGISQSRRSSIANSNFYIERAFVTNCTIISGERSTPKFAVWKVTAVLHPLNPNSSGSYRIHTYKRYSDFVEFRNALLDRVRTKRPASVSEIPELPPPVKWYYSWKYNEINLNKEWLANRRKGLELFINQVLLNGNIVDIAKDLVIQFLRPRK, translated from the coding sequence ATGGCTGATAAGGTTGCCGTTCTAGATCCAGAGCCCATAACGCTTTTAGACACCGAGGATGAGCCTGGGATCTCGCAAAGCAGGCGAAGTAGTATAGCGAACTCTAATTTCTATATAGAACGTGCGTTTGTCACAAACTGCACCATCATATCAGGGGAGCGAAGCACGCCGAAGTTTGCGGTATGGAAGGTGACTGCTGTTTTACACCCGCTAAATCCCAACAGCAGCGGGTCTTACCGAATCCACACGTATAAACGGTACTCAGATTTCGTTGAATTTCGCAACGCCTTGCTGGACAGGGTACGCACCAAGAGGCCTGCATCGGTGAGCGAGATACCCGAGCTGCCACCACCTGTCAAATGGTATTACAGCTGGAAGTACAACGAGATCAATCTCAACAAGGAATGGCTCGccaacagaagaaaaggatTGGAATTATTCATCAACCAGGTCCTGCTCAATGGCAACATCGTGGACATAGCAAAAGATTTGGTAATCCAGTTCCTACGACCCAGAAAGTAG